Proteins encoded by one window of candidate division WOR-3 bacterium:
- a CDS encoding TatD family hydrolase codes for MIFDTHTHLNDEVFEKDLDSVIERAFEKGVEKMIVVGYDVPSSEKAIEISRKYKGKIFASCSIHPHEADDFEKDFPKIEELSKEEGVVAIGETGLDFYKDFSKKEAQIDCFKAHIELSKKRNLPLILHVRNAFPEVFEILKDNKNLKGIFHCFSGGINEAKKAFQINFFISFSGSLTYGSKKLESSLKILPLDRILFETDCPYLTPRPLKGRNEPSYIHYTIEFAANLLKIDYKELSKISFENSLKIFNLE; via the coding sequence ATGATTTTTGATACACATACTCACCTTAATGATGAAGTTTTTGAAAAGGATCTTGACTCAGTTATTGAAAGAGCTTTTGAAAAGGGTGTTGAAAAAATGATTGTAGTTGGGTATGATGTTCCTTCTTCAGAAAAGGCTATTGAAATTTCAAGGAAATATAAGGGGAAAATCTTTGCTTCCTGCTCAATACATCCTCATGAAGCTGATGATTTTGAAAAGGATTTTCCAAAAATAGAAGAACTTTCAAAGGAAGAAGGAGTAGTTGCAATAGGTGAAACAGGTCTTGATTTTTATAAGGATTTTTCTAAAAAAGAGGCTCAAATTGATTGTTTTAAAGCCCATATAGAACTTTCCAAAAAAAGAAATTTACCCTTAATTTTACATGTAAGAAACGCCTTTCCAGAAGTTTTTGAAATTTTAAAAGACAATAAAAATTTAAAGGGTATATTTCACTGTTTTTCAGGAGGAATAAATGAAGCTAAAAAGGCTTTTCAAATTAATTTTTTTATTTCTTTCTCAGGTTCTCTTACATACGGGTCAAAAAAACTTGAATCCTCTCTAAAAATTTTACCCTTAGATAGGATTTTATTTGAAACAGATTGCCCTTATTTAACTCCAAGACCTTTAAAAGGCAGAAATGAACCCTCTTATATTCACTACACAATAGAGTTTGCAGCTAACCTGCTTAAAATCGATTATAAAGAATTAAGCAAGATCTCCTTTGAAAATTCATTAAAAATTTTTAACCTTGAATAA